In one Bacillota bacterium genomic region, the following are encoded:
- a CDS encoding DUF1788 domain-containing protein — protein MSKIQSLLDSYASYVSFPWQGGLSSQERVWFCRYDPPDERRLRARLGAFELATREANRKWLPLDITYSFETWLANHEYREQFFYNPKGANPALDLFQQDLTSGLQQDLAAGDETTVAALIGAGALFGLIRVSRLIELIAPSVRGRLLVFFPGTRRGSVYRLLDARDGWNYLAVPIEAEERTE, from the coding sequence ATGTCCAAAATTCAGTCTCTTCTTGACTCTTATGCTAGTTATGTGAGTTTTCCCTGGCAAGGCGGCCTGTCCAGTCAAGAAAGAGTTTGGTTTTGTCGTTACGATCCGCCCGACGAACGGCGGCTGCGGGCCCGTCTAGGCGCCTTTGAGTTGGCCACCCGAGAAGCCAATCGTAAGTGGCTACCTCTGGATATTACCTACTCTTTCGAAACCTGGCTGGCCAATCACGAATACCGAGAACAGTTCTTTTACAATCCCAAAGGAGCCAATCCGGCCCTGGATTTGTTTCAGCAGGATCTGACCTCTGGGCTGCAACAAGATTTAGCTGCCGGCGATGAAACCACCGTGGCTGCTCTCATCGGTGCCGGCGCCCTGTTCGGACTTATTCGCGTCTCCAGGTTAATCGAATTGATAGCCCCCAGCGTTCGCGGTCGGTTACTAGTTTTCTTCCCCGGTACACGCCGCGGTTCAGTCTACCGTCTGTTAGATGCCCGCGATGGTTGGAACTATTTGGCAGTACCCATAGAAGCGGAGGAGAGGACGGAATGA